The DNA region CACGTGTTCCGGTCTTCCCAGTTCAGAATGCGGGACAGGCACTCCACACCGATCACCAGCGCGTACCGGTACACGCCGGTGGCAATGAATTGGGCAGCGGTCGTGATTCCGTACAGGAATCCCGTGCAAGCCGCGGACAGGTCGAAAGTGGCCGCCTTCTTGGCCCCGAGCCGGTCCTGAACGAGACAGGCCGTCGCGGGAAACGCCATGTCCGGCGTGACCGTGGCCACAATGATGAGGTCAATCTCTTCGGCCGTCAGTCCGGCGTGCTCGAGCGCCTGCCGGGCCGCTTCGACCGCCAGATCCGATGAAGCCTGATCCGGTGCCGCGATCCGCCGCTCGCGGATCCCGGTGCGGGAGACAATCCATTCATCCGTGGTATCCACCATCTTCTCCAAATCCCGGTTTGTCAACACCTTTTCGGGCAGATAGGCCCCCGTTCCCAAAATTCCTACCGGTCTCATCCGCTGTTACGCCCCTTTCTGCTTCGAGAGCTCCTGTTCAATGGAAGAGATCACTTGTTGTTCGGTAAAGCGGCGCGCCTGACGGATCGCGTTGAAGAACGCTCGGGCGTCCGACGAGCCGTGTGCTTTGATGACGGGTCCGGCCAAGCCGAGCAGAGGGGCACCGCCATGCTCCTTGTAATCCATGTCGTTTTTGAAACGGACCAACCCCGGCTTCAGCACGGCCGCCGCCAGCTTGCTCAGCCAGTTGCGCGTGAACTCCTGCTTCAGCCGGTCAAAGATCGCCTTCGCGACCCCTTCCGTGTTTTTGAGCAGAATGTTGCCGCTGAAGCCGTCACAAACCAGGACGTCGCAAGGACCGAACAACACATCCCTCGCCTCCACGTTGCCCACAAAACGGAGGTCGGGCTCCCGATCCAACAGGGAGTACGCTTCCTTGGTCAATTCGGTTCCTTTCCCGGCTTCGGTCCCGATGTTGAGCAGCCCCACGCGGGGGTTTTCGATGCCAAGCACCTTTTGCGCGTAGATTCCGCCCATGAGGGCGTATTGACGAAGGTGCTCCGCACGGGCTTCGGGGTTGGCTCCCACATCGAGCACCAACATCCCGCCACCGCCCAGAACGGGGAACACCGGGGCCAGCGCGGGTCGATCCACTCCCTTCATCCGTCCGGTGACAAACAGTCCGGCCGCCATCAGGGCCCCCGTATTGCCGCCGCTGATGAACGCGTCGGCTTCCCCTTCCCTGACCATCCGGCATCCCACGACAATCGACGAATCTTTCTTGCTCCGGACGGATTTGACGGGCTCTTCCTCCGGACCGATGACTTCCGTCACCCGTTTGAACGAAACGTTCGGAAGTTCCGGTTTCAGACTCTCGTCACGGCCCACGAGAATGATCGAGAGATCCGGCCACTCCGCGGCGGCAAGGCGCACTCCCTCCACCACTTCCGTCGGCGCGTGATCCCCGCCGTGCAAATCGATGGCAATTCTCATGCCTGTTCCCCCTCACTGCTGCCCACATCGTTTTCTTCCAACCGATAGACGTCGAAAATCCCTTGAAACACAATTTCTCCGTTCACCCGGGTCTTGACGTCCACCTGCAAGCGGGAAGCCTTTCGATTAATCACCTGGGCATGAGCCACACACCGTTCACCGACCCTCACCGGTCTCAGAAACCGAACTCCGGCGGAGCCGGTGAGCGCAACTTCGCTGTTCACGATCGCCACCGCCAGGGAATTGGCCTGCGCGAACAGGACGTGTCCCCGTGCGATGCCGTTTCTCGCAAACACATGGTCTTCCCTGATTTCAAGCAGCGAAATTCCGGAGCGATCGAGCTCTAAATCTATGATTTCCCCGATCACTTCTTCCACCAGGAGTGATTTGACCCGGTCAAAATGATTCTCCGCCATGTGCTTGATCCGTTCCCGCAGTTCGGGGATCCCGAGTTCCATCCGGTCAAGACGGATGGTCTGAACACTCACTCCCAACCGGCGGGCCATTTCTTCATCCGTCTGAAACGGATCCTCTTCCAGTGCGCGGACCATCGCACGTTGCCGCTCCCTCTTCGGCATGCGCACAGCGGAGTCACCACCTTATGATTGATACTATCTATTAAGACCTGGTACCAAAATGAGTATACAAAAAAAAGCGACTCGCTGCAATAAAAACAAGAGCCGACCCGAAACGGCGGCTCTTGGAATCGTGCTCGAAGGCGCTCAGTTGTTGACGACGCCTTCCACTTCCGCACCCTTGTAGTAACCGCACTCTTTGCACACGCGGTGGGACAGCTTGGGTTCGCCGCATTGCGGGCATTTCACCAGGCCGGGCACGGAGAGTTTGAAATGGGTGCGGCGCTTGCGCTTGCGGGTTTTGGAAGTCCGTCTGAAAGGTACTGCCATTGTCGTTTCACCCCCTATAAGAATGTAGCACATATGAGGGAAGTTTTCACTCGTCTTTTGGGTCGTCCTGCTTGAACAGATCCTGCAGAACGGCCAGTCGCGGATCGATCCTCTCGACCCGGCATTCGCAGGAGTTCCGATTTCTGTCGGCTCCGCACACCGGGCAGAGCCCCTTGCAATCTTCCCGGCAGACCGGCACGTACGGGAGTTGGAGCAACACCGCTTCCCGAACAAACG from Staphylospora marina includes:
- the plsX gene encoding phosphate acyltransferase PlsX translates to MRIAIDLHGGDHAPTEVVEGVRLAAAEWPDLSIILVGRDESLKPELPNVSFKRVTEVIGPEEEPVKSVRSKKDSSIVVGCRMVREGEADAFISGGNTGALMAAGLFVTGRMKGVDRPALAPVFPVLGGGGMLVLDVGANPEARAEHLRQYALMGGIYAQKVLGIENPRVGLLNIGTEAGKGTELTKEAYSLLDREPDLRFVGNVEARDVLFGPCDVLVCDGFSGNILLKNTEGVAKAIFDRLKQEFTRNWLSKLAAAVLKPGLVRFKNDMDYKEHGGAPLLGLAGPVIKAHGSSDARAFFNAIRQARRFTEQQVISSIEQELSKQKGA
- the fapR gene encoding transcription factor FapR, whose protein sequence is MPKRERQRAMVRALEEDPFQTDEEMARRLGVSVQTIRLDRMELGIPELRERIKHMAENHFDRVKSLLVEEVIGEIIDLELDRSGISLLEIREDHVFARNGIARGHVLFAQANSLAVAIVNSEVALTGSAGVRFLRPVRVGERCVAHAQVINRKASRLQVDVKTRVNGEIVFQGIFDVYRLEENDVGSSEGEQA
- the rpmF gene encoding 50S ribosomal protein L32; translation: MAVPFRRTSKTRKRKRRTHFKLSVPGLVKCPQCGEPKLSHRVCKECGYYKGAEVEGVVNN